One Sphingomicrobium marinum genomic window carries:
- a CDS encoding DUF2256 domain-containing protein: protein MRRKGDLPTKVCAACGRPFTWRKKWQKVWDEVKYCSDRCRGERSKA from the coding sequence ATGCGTCGCAAGGGCGATCTTCCGACCAAGGTCTGCGCTGCGTGCGGTCGTCCGTTCACGTGGCGCAAGAAATGGCAAAAGGTTTGGGACGAGGTCAAATATTGCTCGGACCGCTGCCGCGGTGAGCGTAGCAAGGCTTAG
- a CDS encoding M13 family metallopeptidase yields MSKFVTGLLATTMLAMPAMAQDAANDTETRITAAAERGNELGTFGFETTGMDLSVDPGDDFYAYANGTWAANTEIPSDKSNYSMFGALDDLSQKRTRVIIEEEAADPESRIGALYRSYMDVDAINAKGLEPIQDFRASLAEVSNLAEYAAFLGDNTKYGVGATFAPYVGQDDKDPTKYMVKFWQAGLGMPDRDYYLEDNDRMKGFREAYLAYITDMMTMAGEENAAQRAANLIAFETKLADAHWSRVQSRDSNARYNKMSVAELQALTGDFDIVTLLDRAGYPTTGDVIVAQPDAFQKMGHIVADTDIQVLKDLVLMSTLTNTAAMLPSQFDERQFAFYGTTLSGTPEQQERWKRAVAYTVNTLTDEVSAAYVAKYYPPETEAEMQKLVDNVIDAMGKRIDGVAWMQPETKQRARAKLLNFTTKIGYPSQWQDYSDIEITEGDLIGTSMSAAVWAHNDALSKLGSPIRRWEWGMTPMTVNAYANFGMQEIVFPASILQPPFFDPDADPAINYGAIGAVIGHEISHHFDDQGAKYNERGELDSWWTDEDVAAFTAAGKRLVDQYNQYEIFDGEYVDGEYTLGENIGDLAGLAIAYDAYKASLNGEEAPVIDGTTGDQRFFLGWAQVWRRNYRDEELKRRLKTDSHSPSIQRVWVIRNIDAWYDAFDVSEDDAMYLPPEERVKVW; encoded by the coding sequence ATGAGCAAGTTTGTTACCGGTCTTTTGGCCACCACGATGCTGGCAATGCCCGCAATGGCGCAGGACGCCGCTAACGACACCGAAACGCGGATCACCGCCGCAGCAGAGCGCGGCAATGAGCTCGGCACTTTCGGGTTCGAAACGACCGGCATGGATCTAAGCGTCGATCCGGGCGACGATTTTTATGCCTATGCCAACGGGACATGGGCCGCGAACACCGAGATTCCGTCGGACAAGTCCAACTATTCGATGTTCGGCGCGCTCGATGACCTGTCGCAAAAGCGCACGCGGGTCATCATCGAGGAAGAAGCAGCCGATCCCGAGAGCCGTATCGGCGCGCTTTATCGCAGCTACATGGATGTCGACGCGATCAATGCGAAGGGTCTCGAGCCCATCCAGGACTTCCGCGCCAGCCTCGCTGAAGTATCCAATCTCGCTGAATATGCCGCCTTCCTTGGTGACAATACTAAATATGGTGTCGGCGCGACCTTTGCGCCTTATGTCGGGCAGGACGACAAGGATCCCACGAAGTATATGGTCAAGTTCTGGCAGGCCGGTCTCGGTATGCCCGATCGCGATTATTATCTCGAAGACAACGACCGCATGAAGGGTTTCCGCGAAGCCTATCTCGCCTACATCACCGACATGATGACGATGGCGGGCGAGGAGAATGCTGCCCAGCGCGCGGCCAACCTGATCGCGTTCGAAACGAAGCTTGCCGACGCGCACTGGAGCCGCGTCCAGAGCCGCGACAGCAACGCGCGCTACAACAAGATGAGCGTTGCCGAGCTGCAGGCGCTCACCGGCGACTTCGACATTGTCACGCTGCTCGATCGCGCAGGGTATCCGACGACCGGCGACGTCATCGTCGCGCAGCCCGATGCGTTCCAGAAGATGGGCCACATCGTCGCCGACACCGATATCCAGGTGCTCAAGGACCTTGTCCTGATGTCGACGCTGACCAACACCGCCGCGATGCTCCCGAGCCAGTTCGACGAACGTCAGTTCGCCTTTTACGGCACGACCCTGTCGGGCACGCCCGAACAGCAGGAACGCTGGAAGCGCGCGGTGGCCTACACCGTCAACACGCTGACTGATGAGGTGAGCGCGGCCTATGTCGCCAAATATTATCCGCCCGAGACCGAGGCGGAGATGCAAAAGCTCGTCGACAATGTCATCGATGCGATGGGCAAGCGCATCGATGGCGTCGCGTGGATGCAGCCGGAAACCAAACAACGCGCCCGCGCCAAGCTGCTCAATTTCACGACCAAGATCGGTTATCCCAGCCAGTGGCAGGATTACAGCGACATCGAAATTACCGAAGGCGACCTCATCGGAACGTCGATGAGCGCTGCTGTCTGGGCACATAACGATGCGCTGTCCAAACTCGGCAGCCCCATCCGCCGCTGGGAATGGGGCATGACGCCGATGACGGTGAACGCCTATGCCAATTTCGGCATGCAGGAAATCGTCTTCCCGGCGTCGATCCTCCAGCCGCCATTCTTCGATCCGGACGCCGATCCGGCGATCAATTACGGTGCCATCGGCGCAGTGATCGGACACGAGATCAGCCATCACTTCGATGACCAGGGCGCCAAGTATAACGAGCGCGGCGAGCTCGACAGCTGGTGGACCGACGAGGACGTCGCGGCCTTCACCGCTGCGGGCAAGCGACTGGTCGACCAGTACAACCAGTACGAGATTTTCGACGGCGAATACGTCGACGGCGAATACACGCTGGGCGAAAATATCGGCGACCTTGCCGGTCTTGCCATCGCGTATGACGCCTACAAGGCCTCGCTGAACGGCGAAGAGGCCCCGGTGATCGACGGCACGACGGGCGACCAACGCTTCTTCCTTGGTTGGGCGCAGGTCTGGCGCCGCAACTATCGCGATGAAGAACTGAAACGTCGCCTCAAGACCGACAGCCACTCGCCGTCGATCCAGCGTGTTTGGGTCATCCGCAATATTGACGCCTGGTACGACGCCTTCGACGTCAGCGAAGACGATGCCATGTACCTGCCGCCCGAAGAACGCGTCAAAGTCTGGTAA
- the smpB gene encoding SsrA-binding protein SmpB has product MAKPFNKVKVVADNRKAHYDYAIEERFEAGIELQGTEVKALRVGEGSIKESYATVEDGEVWLVNANIPQYSHGNRMNHDPKRRRKLLLHAREINKLFGGINRQGMTLVPLSIYFNSDGRAKVEIALAKGKKAHDKRASIKERDWKREQGRLLRKHG; this is encoded by the coding sequence ATGGCCAAGCCCTTCAACAAGGTCAAAGTCGTCGCGGATAACCGCAAGGCGCATTACGATTATGCCATCGAAGAACGCTTCGAGGCAGGGATCGAGCTGCAAGGTACCGAGGTAAAGGCGCTGCGCGTAGGCGAGGGCTCGATCAAGGAGAGCTATGCCACCGTGGAAGACGGCGAAGTATGGCTGGTGAACGCCAATATCCCGCAATACAGCCACGGCAACCGTATGAACCACGATCCCAAGCGCCGCCGCAAATTGTTGCTCCACGCGCGCGAGATCAACAAGCTGTTCGGCGGCATCAACCGCCAGGGCATGACGCTGGTGCCGCTGTCGATCTATTTCAACAGCGATGGCCGCGCGAAAGTCGAGATCGCGCTCGCCAAGGGCAAGAAGGCGCACGACAAGCGTGCCTCGATCAAGGAACGCGATTGGAAAAGGGAGCAGGGACGCTTACTTAGGAAGCATGGGTAG
- a CDS encoding amidohydrolase family protein, whose translation MLLTALAALQSVPVIDVHRHAGWAYDDKEQAKAADVARIDAIGLETAVTSVTDYDEPERWSHTRFIVGVRPFCPRNLSEPRYICFPSTDGWADLEWLETEIKAGRVHALHELNPNTYGISPDNPRIRPYWALAARYDIPVGVHTQRGPRPGARNSTRSSDSCCPDYDPAMGNPALLRPVLDRHPGLRVWVQHVGAGRGEYQPYWDETLSLLGDYPNVYVDLSITNGAMPLEQYEATLARLIKAGFGDRIMFGSDMLPVDAIIERLYAIDWLTKEQRGAILRENAARFFRLDD comes from the coding sequence ATGCTTTTGACCGCACTAGCCGCGCTGCAATCGGTGCCGGTGATCGATGTCCATCGGCACGCAGGATGGGCGTATGACGACAAGGAGCAGGCCAAGGCTGCGGACGTCGCCCGCATCGACGCCATCGGTTTGGAGACCGCTGTCACGTCGGTCACAGACTATGACGAACCCGAGCGATGGTCCCATACCCGCTTTATCGTTGGCGTCAGACCATTCTGCCCGCGAAATCTGTCGGAACCACGATATATCTGTTTTCCTTCCACCGATGGGTGGGCCGACCTGGAATGGCTCGAAACGGAAATAAAGGCAGGACGCGTGCACGCCCTGCACGAACTCAATCCCAACACCTATGGCATTTCACCGGACAACCCGCGCATCAGGCCATACTGGGCGCTTGCCGCTCGCTACGACATACCGGTGGGCGTCCATACGCAGCGCGGCCCTCGACCGGGTGCTCGAAACAGCACGCGCTCAAGCGATAGTTGTTGCCCCGACTACGATCCGGCCATGGGAAATCCCGCGCTGCTCCGGCCTGTTCTCGACCGACACCCCGGATTGCGGGTCTGGGTCCAGCATGTCGGCGCGGGTCGAGGCGAATACCAACCCTATTGGGACGAGACTCTGTCGCTGCTCGGTGACTATCCCAATGTTTACGTCGATCTTTCGATCACGAACGGCGCCATGCCACTAGAGCAATATGAAGCAACGCTGGCGCGATTGATCAAAGCGGGATTTGGCGATCGCATCATGTTCGGCAGTGACATGCTGCCCGTCGATGCGATCATCGAACGACTCTATGCGATCGACTGGCTAACCAAGGAACAACGCGGCGCAATATTGCGAGAGAACGCGGCGCGCTTTTTCCGACTCGATGACTAA
- a CDS encoding response regulator: MRWLVPALVALAALSGAVLFWALGQPYAAGLFLAGLAAMLVAAFVIDRRSVAVASSDGMAITKPDLSLVAAALSLQKEAAAVTDASGALLAANAAYRDRFGLSTSPLGIAHDEESAEALDAARRIALRDGLGSASGISTISSPINVDLLKVGAGSGASLLWSFPKASKPNLLKVAAGRIAGTTGNRLAAAGVMAALINEEGILLAGNQPFSDRAVEDNHEGPVHFTDLVTTTQDGLLHLKREGESGPALRGVHIPVDPEKDSGAGTFLLFDATEKASLANSDNVQVLLELLPLGLALVDRDGRFLTMNTAFRVAGGLDVEEKPSYPGDLVVKEDKGAVADAVRRHARGPAISSDLAVRLGHNPKEPVALTVAGLRGIGDAAVLLLLKDNSEEAKLKRQIAQATKMQAVGQLAGGVAHDFNNILTAILGHCDLMLMRHTPGDSDYDDIQQIKSNSNRAAGLTRQLLAFSRQQTLRPQVLQLPDVISEVSHLLKRLLGETVQLKVKHGRDLGSVRADPGQLEQVIVNLSVNARDAMASKGGGTLTIRTFSVRAEEVADLGSEILPVADYSAISIEDTGSGIPPAVLGKIFEPFFTTKEIGKGTGLGLSTVYGIVKQSGGYIFADSKVGVGTNFVIYFPVHQVQEAEAAERTAVKTEENELWGSGTVLLVEDEPMVRKVAERALTRHGYEVITANNGEEALEILRRGEEISLLVSDVVMPLMDGPTMGREARKDRPGLPILFMSGYAEEQLRKSIDIDNVDFLPKPFSVQELAEAVRKTLSDN, from the coding sequence GTGCGCTGGCTTGTGCCTGCGCTTGTTGCACTGGCGGCGCTGTCGGGCGCGGTGTTGTTTTGGGCGCTCGGCCAGCCCTATGCGGCGGGCCTGTTCCTCGCCGGCCTTGCCGCCATGCTGGTCGCAGCCTTCGTCATTGATCGCCGCAGCGTTGCGGTCGCTTCAAGCGATGGCATGGCGATCACCAAGCCGGATCTCTCGCTGGTTGCTGCTGCGCTAAGCCTCCAGAAAGAGGCAGCTGCCGTCACCGATGCTTCGGGCGCGCTGTTGGCGGCCAACGCCGCCTATCGCGACCGGTTCGGCCTTTCGACGTCTCCGCTCGGGATCGCCCATGACGAAGAAAGCGCCGAGGCGCTCGACGCGGCGCGCCGGATTGCCCTGCGTGACGGGCTGGGCTCGGCTTCCGGTATCTCGACGATTAGTTCACCCATCAACGTTGATCTCCTCAAGGTGGGTGCGGGGAGCGGCGCGTCGCTCCTGTGGAGTTTTCCCAAGGCGTCCAAGCCCAACCTGCTGAAGGTGGCTGCAGGCCGCATTGCAGGGACAACGGGTAATCGACTTGCAGCTGCCGGCGTCATGGCCGCGTTGATCAACGAGGAAGGCATCCTGCTTGCGGGCAACCAGCCCTTCAGCGATCGCGCGGTTGAAGACAACCACGAAGGTCCGGTTCATTTCACCGACCTCGTCACGACAACGCAAGATGGCCTTCTCCATCTCAAGCGGGAGGGCGAAAGCGGCCCCGCACTGCGCGGCGTGCACATCCCCGTCGATCCCGAAAAAGATAGCGGGGCCGGTACCTTTCTGCTGTTCGATGCGACCGAAAAAGCGAGCCTTGCCAACAGCGACAATGTCCAGGTCCTGCTCGAACTATTGCCGCTTGGTCTGGCACTAGTCGATCGCGATGGGCGCTTCCTCACCATGAACACCGCTTTTCGCGTCGCGGGCGGACTCGATGTCGAGGAGAAGCCGTCTTATCCAGGCGATCTTGTCGTGAAGGAAGACAAGGGTGCCGTTGCCGACGCGGTGCGTCGTCATGCGCGCGGTCCTGCCATTTCTAGCGATCTCGCGGTTCGCCTCGGCCATAATCCCAAGGAACCGGTCGCTTTGACGGTCGCCGGGCTACGCGGAATTGGCGATGCCGCGGTTCTCCTCCTGCTGAAAGACAATAGCGAGGAAGCCAAGCTCAAGCGCCAGATCGCGCAAGCCACCAAGATGCAGGCGGTCGGGCAGTTGGCCGGCGGTGTCGCGCACGATTTCAACAATATCCTGACAGCCATCCTTGGCCACTGCGATCTCATGCTGATGCGCCATACGCCTGGCGACAGCGATTATGACGATATCCAGCAGATCAAGTCGAACTCCAACCGCGCCGCGGGGCTAACGCGCCAGTTGCTCGCCTTCTCGCGCCAGCAGACGCTGCGCCCGCAGGTGCTCCAGCTGCCCGACGTCATCAGCGAGGTCAGTCACCTGCTCAAACGCCTGCTCGGTGAAACCGTCCAGTTGAAGGTGAAGCATGGCCGCGATCTGGGCTCGGTCCGTGCCGATCCCGGCCAGCTGGAACAGGTCATCGTCAATCTGTCGGTCAACGCCCGCGATGCGATGGCATCGAAAGGTGGCGGTACGCTCACCATCCGCACCTTCTCGGTCCGCGCCGAAGAGGTTGCAGATCTAGGCAGCGAAATTCTCCCCGTTGCCGATTACAGCGCGATATCTATCGAAGACACCGGCTCGGGTATTCCGCCCGCCGTGCTCGGCAAGATTTTTGAGCCGTTTTTCACGACCAAGGAGATCGGCAAGGGGACGGGCCTCGGGCTGTCGACCGTATACGGCATCGTCAAACAGTCGGGGGGCTACATCTTTGCCGATAGCAAGGTGGGTGTGGGGACCAATTTCGTCATCTATTTCCCGGTCCACCAGGTACAGGAAGCGGAGGCGGCCGAGCGCACTGCCGTCAAGACCGAAGAAAACGAGCTTTGGGGCTCGGGCACGGTCTTGCTGGTGGAAGACGAACCGATGGTCCGCAAGGTCGCCGAACGTGCGCTGACGCGTCACGGTTATGAGGTGATCACCGCTAACAATGGCGAAGAAGCGCTCGAAATCCTGCGCCGCGGCGAAGAGATCAGCCTGCTGGTTTCCGATGTCGTCATGCCGCTGATGGATGGCCCAACGATGGGCCGCGAGGCGCGCAAGGACCGACCCGGATTGCCGATCCTGTTCATGTCTGGCTACGCCGAAGAACAGCTGCGAAAATCGATCGACATCGATAATGTGGACTTCCTGCCCAAGCCGTTCTCGGTCCAGGAGTTGGCCGAAGCAGTCCGCAAGACGCTGTCGGACAATTGA
- a CDS encoding DUF2062 domain-containing protein gives MAESRWLKPVKKYILASEYWRFTRRSVPRAVLAGTFIGIFLMIPGLQMIGATMMAIPMRANIPLAAAMTWISNPFTTPVFLIGALEVGSMFGFQTDFRAFNELLASGASLREWSDWLASSAAPSMVVGLLVIAVLLSLVAYWVSLIGWRLWVGRRWRQRLAREGTIF, from the coding sequence TTGGCGGAAAGCCGGTGGCTCAAGCCGGTGAAGAAATACATCCTGGCGTCGGAATATTGGCGTTTTACGCGGCGCAGCGTGCCGCGCGCGGTACTGGCCGGCACCTTTATCGGCATTTTCCTCATGATTCCGGGCCTTCAGATGATCGGGGCGACGATGATGGCGATTCCGATGCGCGCCAATATCCCGCTGGCCGCTGCGATGACCTGGATTTCCAATCCGTTCACGACGCCGGTTTTCCTGATCGGCGCGCTTGAGGTGGGAAGCATGTTCGGTTTCCAGACCGATTTCAGAGCCTTCAACGAGTTGCTCGCGAGCGGCGCAAGCCTACGCGAATGGTCGGACTGGCTGGCCTCGTCTGCAGCACCGTCGATGGTTGTAGGGCTGCTGGTGATCGCGGTCCTCTTGTCGTTGGTCGCTTATTGGGTTTCACTCATCGGATGGCGCTTGTGGGTTGGCCGCCGCTGGAGACAGCGTCTCGCGCGCGAAGGCACTATTTTCTGA
- the greB gene encoding transcription elongation factor GreB translates to MSGKRPRYITPEGFAAIRAEYDQLFGKDRPELVEVISWAAGNGDRSENGDYIYGRKKLREIDRRLGYLSKVMKEAKVIDPAKSERRDEVRFGATVTLVDEDDVERVVTIVGDDETDAGKGRIGWSAPLTRAFIGAKVGDERSVRLPAGERFYEVLAISYPMR, encoded by the coding sequence TTGAGCGGCAAGCGCCCGCGCTACATCACGCCAGAAGGGTTCGCGGCAATTCGCGCCGAATATGACCAGCTATTCGGCAAGGACCGGCCTGAACTGGTCGAAGTGATCAGCTGGGCCGCGGGCAATGGCGATCGCTCCGAAAACGGCGACTATATCTATGGCCGCAAGAAGCTGCGCGAGATCGACCGGCGGCTGGGCTACCTTTCCAAGGTCATGAAAGAAGCCAAGGTCATCGATCCGGCCAAGTCCGAGCGACGCGATGAAGTGCGCTTCGGCGCGACGGTGACGCTGGTAGACGAAGATGACGTCGAACGCGTCGTGACCATCGTCGGCGATGACGAGACCGACGCAGGCAAGGGCCGCATTGGCTGGTCAGCCCCCCTCACCCGCGCCTTCATCGGTGCCAAGGTCGGCGACGAGCGCTCGGTCCGGCTTCCGGCGGGCGAACGTTTCTACGAGGTCTTGGCGATTTCCTATCCCATGCGCTAA
- the dapA gene encoding 4-hydroxy-tetrahydrodipicolinate synthase, whose product MFTGSIPALVTPFTDGKVDLVAFADHVEWQISEGSHGLVPCGTTGEVATLNAQEHRDVVVTCVETTNKRVPVIAGCGGYDTRAVAANIEMVASVGADAALCVVPYYNKPSQEGLVAHFTHLAEMSPIPIMVYNVPGRTVADISVESLGEIAKLDKIVAIKDATGNLGRVTEQRAACGKDFIQLSGDDPTALAFNALGGVGCVSVTGNVAPKLCAEFQNAMAAGDMDKARKYQDRLYPLHVAMFADASPGPCKYALSRVREGFSTEVRLPMTEPKGSAKHIVDAALEHAGLI is encoded by the coding sequence ATGTTTACCGGGTCAATCCCCGCCCTTGTGACTCCATTCACCGATGGCAAAGTCGATCTGGTCGCATTTGCCGACCATGTCGAATGGCAAATCAGCGAAGGCAGCCACGGGTTGGTGCCCTGCGGGACGACGGGCGAAGTCGCGACATTGAACGCGCAGGAGCATCGCGATGTCGTCGTGACTTGCGTCGAGACGACCAACAAGCGCGTGCCCGTAATCGCGGGGTGCGGCGGCTACGATACGCGCGCGGTCGCGGCCAATATCGAGATGGTGGCTTCGGTCGGTGCCGATGCGGCGCTGTGCGTCGTGCCTTATTACAACAAGCCGAGCCAGGAGGGGTTGGTCGCCCACTTCACACACCTGGCGGAAATGTCGCCGATCCCGATCATGGTCTATAACGTGCCCGGGCGAACGGTGGCGGACATCAGCGTCGAAAGCCTTGGCGAGATCGCCAAGCTCGACAAGATCGTTGCGATCAAGGATGCGACCGGCAATCTCGGCCGGGTAACCGAACAGCGCGCGGCCTGCGGCAAAGACTTTATCCAGCTTTCGGGCGACGATCCCACCGCACTGGCGTTCAATGCGCTGGGCGGGGTGGGCTGCGTTTCGGTTACGGGGAATGTCGCGCCAAAGCTGTGCGCGGAATTCCAGAATGCCATGGCAGCCGGAGACATGGACAAGGCGCGCAAATATCAGGATCGGCTCTATCCGCTCCATGTCGCGATGTTTGCTGATGCTTCCCCCGGTCCATGCAAATACGCATTGTCGCGGGTGCGCGAGGGTTTTTCGACCGAGGTGCGCCTGCCGATGACTGAACCCAAGGGGTCGGCCAAGCATATCGTAGATGCTGCGCTGGAGCATGCAGGACTGATCTGA
- a CDS encoding lytic transglycosylase domain-containing protein: MAATQAATGQAPSIATVDAAIRDWRALKDNRNPDFRSAAVFAITYPNFPRVHSDRGFDSIRLRAERALNSSAPPALVAEFFRTRPPQTGHGWAWLALSYQQLGRGAEALSAARSAWASADLPGDEESMIYQRFGSQFTRADHDARVDALLWDKEPSSALRWLESGTPARRQVDGARIALQRGDADAEQRYDAVRTLALSDAGLMMDRARYLRARNDDAGLRALLAQTHNFTTRPSDPGRWYEMLLIGANGAAERGDHATAFNIARQLDDAFPAGEDLTLQPYEVRDHYTSLAWLAGQTALTRLNRPVDAASMFDRYANGGRSLQVASKGYYWAGRALEVAGNSEGARGYWARAADMPELFYGQLALERLGREIPVPQPMPVSEVNPQVRAAFNASVLPAVIARLANSRSEQTDFVRALSAAVDSRDERIMATQYATTVGRPDLAVWVARGARNSGNAFYYREAFPVHSSGAPGGELWSLAHGITRQESSFDQYVRSPANAYGMMQLLPGTARDQARREGIGYDFGRLTSDPAYNVRLGSSYFALRLRQWDGNVPLALASYNAGYGRARQWIGRYGDPRSSSTDTIMWIESIPFSETRSYVQRVIENAAVYDRLNPYVPAYGAVHVSRHIGKPGRPG, encoded by the coding sequence GTGGCGGCCACGCAGGCAGCGACGGGCCAGGCGCCCAGTATCGCGACCGTCGACGCCGCGATCCGCGATTGGCGCGCGCTCAAGGATAATCGCAATCCCGATTTCCGCTCCGCTGCGGTATTCGCCATCACTTATCCCAATTTTCCGCGCGTCCATTCCGATCGCGGCTTCGATTCGATCCGGCTGCGGGCCGAACGCGCGCTCAACAGCAGCGCGCCGCCCGCGCTCGTTGCCGAATTTTTCCGCACGCGCCCACCGCAGACCGGGCATGGCTGGGCATGGCTCGCGCTGAGCTACCAGCAGCTTGGCCGCGGCGCCGAAGCCCTCTCGGCAGCGCGTAGCGCCTGGGCAAGCGCCGACCTGCCTGGCGATGAAGAAAGCATGATTTACCAGCGCTTTGGCAGCCAGTTCACGCGCGCCGATCACGACGCGCGGGTCGATGCGCTGCTGTGGGACAAGGAACCAAGCTCTGCGCTGCGCTGGCTGGAATCGGGCACGCCCGCGCGCCGCCAGGTCGATGGCGCCCGGATCGCGCTCCAGCGCGGCGATGCGGATGCCGAGCAACGCTATGATGCGGTGCGCACGCTGGCGCTCAGCGATGCCGGCCTGATGATGGATCGCGCGCGCTACCTTCGCGCGCGTAACGATGATGCCGGGCTTCGCGCCCTCCTCGCGCAGACGCATAATTTCACCACGCGGCCGAGCGATCCGGGGCGGTGGTACGAAATGTTGCTGATCGGCGCGAACGGCGCTGCCGAGCGGGGCGATCACGCCACCGCGTTCAACATCGCGCGCCAACTCGACGATGCCTTCCCGGCCGGCGAAGACCTGACACTGCAGCCCTATGAAGTGCGCGATCATTATACGAGCCTTGCCTGGCTGGCAGGCCAGACCGCTCTCACGCGCCTGAATCGCCCGGTGGATGCAGCATCGATGTTCGATCGCTACGCCAACGGCGGGCGATCGCTGCAGGTGGCCTCGAAGGGTTATTACTGGGCCGGGCGTGCGCTCGAAGTCGCCGGCAATAGCGAAGGCGCGCGCGGCTATTGGGCGCGCGCCGCCGACATGCCCGAGCTGTTCTATGGCCAACTGGCGCTCGAACGGTTGGGACGCGAAATCCCCGTGCCGCAGCCGATGCCTGTTTCCGAGGTTAATCCGCAAGTGCGCGCTGCCTTCAATGCAAGCGTTTTGCCTGCGGTCATCGCCCGGCTTGCCAACAGCCGCAGCGAGCAGACCGACTTCGTGCGCGCGCTGTCCGCTGCCGTCGACAGCCGCGACGAGCGCATCATGGCGACGCAATATGCCACCACGGTGGGACGCCCCGACCTTGCCGTCTGGGTGGCACGCGGTGCCCGCAACAGCGGTAACGCCTTTTATTACCGCGAAGCTTTCCCCGTGCACTCCAGCGGTGCGCCCGGCGGCGAGCTCTGGAGCCTTGCCCACGGCATCACGCGGCAGGAATCGAGCTTCGACCAATATGTGCGCAGCCCCGCCAATGCCTATGGCATGATGCAGCTATTGCCCGGCACGGCGCGCGACCAGGCCCGCCGTGAGGGCATCGGCTACGATTTCGGTCGGCTGACCAGCGACCCAGCCTACAACGTGCGTCTGGGTAGCAGCTATTTCGCGCTGCGACTGCGCCAGTGGGACGGCAATGTGCCGCTGGCGCTGGCAAGCTACAATGCCGGCTATGGCCGCGCCCGGCAGTGGATCGGGCGCTACGGCGATCCGCGTTCGTCCTCAACCGATACCATAATGTGGATCGAAAGCATCCCCTTCTCCGAAACGCGCAGCTACGTGCAGCGGGTGATCGAGAATGCGGCGGTATACGACCGGCTCAACCCTTACGTGCCTGCCTACGGCGCGGTGCACGTGTCGCGTCACATCGGCAAGCCGGGGCGCCCGGGTTGA
- a CDS encoding response regulator, with protein MGEARRILIVEDEPLIAMMLGDLIADLGHEVEGVCDTLAEAHAAVDAGGFDLAILDVHLGDEDVWPVAEALQQQGTPFLVASGGHIDPPPRAFEHCPMLAKPYTREMLGSLLHEALADT; from the coding sequence ATGGGGGAAGCACGCCGCATCCTGATTGTGGAAGACGAGCCGCTCATCGCGATGATGTTGGGCGACCTCATCGCCGATCTCGGTCATGAGGTCGAAGGGGTGTGCGACACATTGGCGGAGGCGCATGCCGCGGTAGATGCTGGCGGCTTCGACCTGGCGATCCTTGACGTTCACTTGGGCGACGAAGACGTGTGGCCCGTCGCGGAAGCATTGCAGCAGCAAGGAACGCCCTTCCTGGTCGCCAGTGGCGGACATATCGATCCACCTCCGCGGGCGTTCGAACATTGTCCGATGCTGGCCAAGCCCTATACGCGCGAAATGCTCGGGTCACTCTTGCACGAGGCGCTCGCAGACACTTAA